catTGCAGCCCTTCACTATCGAAACCATGCCAGGTAAAGCAAATACACCGTCATGTctcttgtattattattttgtgcAGAAACTCTTTTGCGTATCTTGGCTGCAAGATAAACTCAGCCAGCTCAAGGTTAAcaggggaggctgcaggcagcttccTCTCACTACAGGCAACTACACCACCTGCACCTGCAtgcaaaggagaagaagaaacagcGCCAGCACATCAAttcaaactggggaaaaaagaaaaagaatgcatgGAAAATCACAGAGTAGCCAAACCGtgtttttcagctgctctgtaaTGTAAGGTTGCGTCTGCACTTCTCTGCCTTTGGAAGAGAGGGTATTTACCTTAAAGTGAGTCTAGAGACAGGTTCCTTACTACATCACTTCTGATGTGCCAGCCTCAGTGTCTGTAGCCAGAGGGGAGTCTGCCTTGTCCCAAACACACACCCTTCTGCTGCCACATGAGTGTGTCCCTGTGGCACCGCTCCCTTTGCAAGGGCAGGGGCTGGTCCCAGACCCTTGAGGAGATCACCAAGGTCAGGTGGGACCTTCTAGCACtggaggatttttcttcttttccttgcaaCATGGGACTTCtttgcagggtgcaggcaggagagcaTGAACGTGTGTGACTGGTCTGCATGGACATAATTGTGTGGGCACAGGTGTGTGTATGGGTGTGCTTTCGTGTGTGTACAGCTGTGTGGAGGAGCAGGACCTTTCCTGGTTTGCTTGTGCCCGGCCATTTTGCCCCTGAGGCAGATGCTGAGGTGCTAAAACCCACCCCTGGTTCCCAGGGCCTATGATGGTGAGGCTTTCCCCAACTGCCTGAAGGTGGCGTCATCTGCCACCTCTTCTTGAGCAGGAGGTGTGTAGCAGGCTGTGCTGGTTTTTTGTCCTCgacagagttcattttcttcgcagtagctggtatggggctatgctttggatttgtgctgaaaacggtgttgataattcagggatgttttcattattgctgagcagtgcttacacagcatcaaggactTTTCTGCCTCTCATACCACTCCTCCGGTGAGGAGGCTGGTGgtgcgcaagaagttgggagaggacacacccgggacagctgaccttaactgacccaagggatattccataccatatgatgtcacacgCAGCATTTAACACTGGGGGAAATAATGTCTTCCTTATGcccaatctaaacctaccttctttcagtttaaagccattgccccgtatgttgtcactacaggccctggtaaacagtctttctctctcttccttataAGTCTCCTTTAAATATCGAAGGGCcgcaagaaggtctccccagagccttctcctctccaggctgaacaactgcaCCTCTCAGCTTtccctcataggagaggtgttccatccctctgatcattttcatggccctcctctggacctgctctaaaaGATTCTACAGACTCTTCCCACAGTCACTGAAGAGGCATCAGCTCACACATGGGACTTATGCCATCCCAAAGTAATTGCCCAGTCGTGGCCTCTGAACTGCCCAGCTAGCACAAGCTCACAGCAAGGCCTGCATACCTGGTCACGTGCGCATGGCTTGCTTCATCATGCCATCAGAAGTGAACCCACAGGCTGTCCTACCAGAGCCTACAAGCACCTCCATCCCATGGCTAAACCCCATAGCCACATCCACGCTACTCAGGGACAGACAGATAGCAGGGAAAGGGCTTTTGTGGGGGTGAAATGGTTTCAAGCTGGGCACATTACTCTCATCAGCTGCACCTCCCACTCTCACCGACTGCAGATCAGTCTTCCCCATGACTCTGTCAAGTCCAAGACTTGTGTGGTGGCCCTGGATAGTGGGCCTCTCTTGGGGTGTCTTGAGCCTTCTCAATTAGCTCTAGATGACTAGAGGTctggatgtgtgtgtatgtgcgttgTCTAAGCCAGCTGTTTACTCTACCTTGAGTGTCCTTTACTGGACTCCTCCAGCATGTGAGCTGAGTCCTCTGCCCACGCTGACGTGTTTTGCTCCGGAAATGCTTGGGCCTCTCACCCTGTCACAAAAAAGAGACCATCACTGGGGAATGTGGCCGGCataaagcaggaaatgaaacGACAGCAATTCAGGGAGCCAAAACACAGCCTATAGCATTAGGTGAGACGTTTTGCATTCAAGATGAGCTTGTCAGAAAATAATCACCTCTGCAAGGGATGCCTCTGGCAGCCTGGGGCAGTAAAGGTCCATGATaaaagccagcccagctcctcactctctcatccacttctcttgcctcCATCTCCTTGGGAGTCAGGTGAGTCTCaacccccttctcctcctctgctttctctaaaGGCAGGTCTCACCTCAATGGGCCTCTCAGCTGACACCAGCTTGGTTCTATGCCACATCATGGGGCTGCTTGTCATGGGAGAGGGAAGTGGGGAGAAGGTCAGACATGGAGGGAGGCTGAGACTGTACTCAGGTGCCTTCTGGACTCAGGGCTAGGCAGTAGCCACATGGGAGCTCGTGGCTCTTTCTGGGCCCTGGCAGGACAAGGCCAAGAAGCCCTCAGACATCTCTGCACAGCCTCCATCTCCTGGCCCTGCATCGTCTTTGGCTCCCTCGTGGTGTGGTCACAGAATGCTCCTTACGCCTCCCCATGTTttgcttcctccctgccctctctcccaggtgcacctccagcCCCAAGTCATGTCCTGCTGTGAtcagtgccagccctgccagccctgcggcccgaccccgctggccaacagctgcaatgagccctgtgtcaggcagtgccagaactccaccgtcgtcatccagccatctcccgtggtggtgaccctgcccggccccattctcagctccttcccgcagaacaccgttgtgggctcctccacctccgctgctgttggcagcatcctcagctgtgACGGCGTGCCCATCAACTctgggtgctgtgacctctcctgcatcaccagccgctactgtggcagaaggtgccccCCCTGCTAAAGATGCTGGCAACGGCCTCCGATAAGGACTCCTAGGAACCCAGAAGATGCTGCTGGACAGAGGATCAAAATTCATGCTGTTGTTTTCAGACTAGCTGGTCATCTCTCTCTGCCCTGCAAGGGCAGCATGGAAGGGACCAGCCTGGGCTCTCTGAAAACATAACCAATGCCTACCTTTCCTCTCCACTCACcctttatctcttttctttgttgtcttgTGCTCCCCTCAAAGTCTGCTCTGAGGACCCCAGAAACCAGCCTGGAGTGACCTGCTAGGCTGTCTCCCTTTTGCCAGGCAGGTCAACAGATGGCCGGTGGCAACTCTGCTGCAGGAAAAGGGGAACAGATTcttggctgctcctgctccttcctgcacTGGGGGCCTCCCCTTGAAGTGACCTCATTTCCCTCTTTAGACTCATTAAAAAATTGCTGCAACCTTACCTGTGCCGCTTGGGTGCTCTTTCCAGCTGCATACTGACTGCTGAGGGTCAAAGCCATTGCTTTGGAGGGGAATTTGGTGGGGGCACAGGGGGACCCTTCATCACTCCTAGAGGCATTGGAGGGTGGGACACACTGCAGCGAGTCCTCTTTCAGGCAATGCCTCCTGAAGCTGAGGGAGACAACCCTGGTTACTCCACAGCCAAGGGCCATCACGCCTTGCCTTGCTGCGACTCTGCTCAGAAATATTCCCTTGGCCCTGGAGCATGTCATGCGAACAGGAATCCTGGCAACTGCTGTCCTCCAGAGAGGAACTGTGGGCATGTGGGAGTCCCTGAGGAGGTCAGCAGTCCCAGAAGCTCTTGGGGAAGAGTGCTGCTCTTGCTTtggctggagctgtgctgggcaaGGAGGTCCCCTGTCCCTGTGAACCAACCACCCCCTTGGGTGAAGGCAGGCCCAAGACAGTGACTGGTGGCCAACCACACACGGATGCTCTTTGGTGCCTTGTGTTCCCCCAGCAAGGAGCAGCTTTCTTCAGGCCCAGGAACTCTACAGCCTCACAAGTGCCACAACCCAACCCTGGTCCAGAAAGGTGCCATGTGAGAGGAGATACTTCCAGCTCCTCATAGACATGGCAGTGACAGTTGGATTTTATTCTACACTCAGCAGGATCTATGACCTGTCCCTCAATGGCACAGGGCATGCACCCGCCCAACCGCAGGGCACACATTGGAGTGCCTTCCCCCAGGTACCAAGTTCCTTCAGCATTCCCAGAGCCCTGAGGCTGAAGTGGCACTTGTGTTCTGTGCAACACCACTGCTCCCTACACACAGGCCAAGGCCTTCCCACATCTGCAGACCCTGGGACCCTGTGGTGTGGGGGTTTGACCTAACACAGAcctcacacaccaccaccaccacaggacCAGCATAGGGGACAGAGTGATTCCTACGTGGGGTGAGGACTGGGGGCAGGTCTCCCCAGGCTGGGTTCTGTGGGAGGCAGTGCTGAGTCAGGTGGTAACACAGGGACAATGAGCATCAGGACCAAGCCTACCTAGGCCCAGTGTAACCATGGGTCCCAGCTCTGGCTCGGTTCCTGGCCCACGGTCCCTATGAGAGCTCTGGCCTAGCACAggcctgccccagctctgccctatCTGTGCCTATGTCTGGCTTGGGCTACTGCTATCCTCCTGGCCTGGCCATGCTCCTAGATACTCCATGGCAGTCACTGGCTGGAGCCTTCACCTTGTCCTCTCTTGAGTCTGGCCTTGGTCTgagccccagcaccagctctgacCCTGGGACTGAGACGTCCTACACAACTCTTGCCTAAATTAGAGCAATAATGGGTAGATGCTTTGGGGTAGAATTATCTCCTGTCTCAGACAGAAGTCTGAGGTGGACCAAGCTCTTGTTTATTCTCAGCAAACCCCTACACCAGGGAAACATTTCTAGGTGTTTACCCAAGCAATTGTCTCCCTCGGGCCCATGTTTATCCAAGACCCGTGAGCGTGGTGGTGAATACACATCCCCATAACCAGCCTGGAGAGCACCGGCTAGCACTTCTCTTGGCACATCAGAACTACACAGAGTTTTTTGACTCATGTGCGTACTCCTTTCCTTCAGGAAAGAGTGCTCTCTTTCCTGAAGGCATCGTGGCCTTTTTAAAACACAATGCTATGGATAGTGCTTTGCAGAGGAAGCAACTGCAGTCTACCTCTCCATGGActgctgttgtggtttaggcacagccagcaactaagcatcacatggctacttgctcactcctcccccctggtgggatgcagAGGAGGTTcggaagaaaaagataaaaaccttgtgggctgagataaggacagtttaataggacaacacaaggagagaagaaataatataaaCAATAATACTAATAGAAGAATATACgcagcaagtgatgcacaatgcaattgctcaccacctggaaccccaTGCCCTGTCTGTTCCTGAGCCCAGAATCCCCCCTCCctccggccaactcccccagttatatactgagcatgacatcatacggtacCAAATATCCTCTTGGCTAATTCGGGCCACCtatccttgctgtgtcccctcccagcttcttgcgaaaattaactctgttccagccaaacccaggacacgTATGGCTATCACAGTGTCTTTTTTCTACATCACTGTAACAACAGATTAccttttaaacagattttaaaactgtattccaACAATCTAGTACAAAATGATCAGACGCtgatgtgttttgaaaaatatgaagataGATCTTTCCTCATGACCACAGCTACTCAAAGTATGTTTTAGAAGACCCAGACCAGCACTGCTTGCAGCAATTATCATAAATGTATTCTGTAAATAAAACTTACAACCCAATTGCAAGGCTGAGTGTGTGCTCTTtaagctcagcccagcccagcctgtccCACCTCACCCGATGTTTTTTAAGTGGACGCTAACAGACAAAGAAGTTTGAAGATTTTGTGAATACAAACCCCTCCGTGGCagaaggggttggactagattaccttttaaaggtcccttccaacctaaaccatgctatgattccatgattctatgaatattttaGTTTCAACAGTAAACTGTATAGGGTGCTGTGTGTAGTGCTTCTCAGCCCTCCTCGGTTACTTTTAGTTGTCCCCAGAGAACCTGGTTGTTGTCCCATGACAGAAGATGGGGCATTCATCATAGGTTTCCATAAAAACATTCCAGTCTCTAGGTGTTCTCAGGCTAGATGGGCCACAAGACTGAAGGACACATTGGACTAAATCAAACAGACTGGACCCCTTAATGACATCTCCTTTGTATACAAAACTTCCCTGGTTTtcccaagaagaaaaatgcttgtgcTGCCCTACTTAACCTAGAAGAACTTGTGCATTCTTCCAATGCCGTGCATGCACATTATCAGGCACTTCCTAAGCAACAAGTAGCCCTTAGGAGTCTCCAGGGACTTTTCCACTcctgtcttgttttcttctggagaagcaggagttattttcctctgttgggaaggagagttctcacactgaactcaaaaacatagcactgtaccagctactaggaagacaattaactctatcccagctgaaaccaggacggtatccaccccttattctataccgtTGACATCATGCTtagttcccataccttcagttacatcctggtcaatcgtCACCACTTTTTCCATcctatgagagagagagagagagagatgtatgtgtatacacacagagagatatcattcctttagtttatgggtcatgttcataaaaagttcattgagttcatttagttcccaaCTCTGGTCTCCATCTGTCATGCCAGTCTTCTGGGCAGAAGGGACGGCATACAGGCCTCTTAgttggcagagcaggattgggcttcagtgtggtgtgacgagcaggtgacattggatgcagcaggagggtggtgtgcaccgttggattgttgcacactggagtcagttctggttccatcactactgcgctctGCTCAGTTTTCATGTTGCTCAAagtcctgtccaacctgaccttgaaaaaTTCCAAGGATGGGGCGTCCAcaatgtctctgggcaacctgttccagagtcTCACCACCCtaataaaaaaagatgtcttccttatgtccaatctaaatctatccttttTCACTTTAACACCATTACCCCtgctgtcactacaggccctgtgtcctggtttcagctgggatagataattgtcttcctagtagctggtacagtgctatgtttttgagtttggtgtgagaagaatgttgataacccactgatgttttcagttgttgctaagtaatgtttagactaaagtcaaggatttttcagcttctgatgcccagccagagagaaagctggaggggcacaagaaattggcacaggacacagccagggcagctgacccaaactggccaatgggatATTCTGTACCATGGGtcatcacgtctagtatataaactggggggagtggaggcagggggatcgctgctcagggactaacagGCCATctgttggcgggtggtgagcaattgcattgtgcatcacttgcatattccaatcctttttagtatttctattgtcattttattagtgttaccattatcattattagtttcttcctttctgttctattaaactgttcttatctcaacccatgagttttacttcttttcccgatttcctcccccatcccactggggtgggggggaagtgagtgagtggctagttggtgcttagttgctggctgaggttaagcCACAACAGTCCTTTTGGTGCCTAACGTGGGGcttgaagggttgagataacgacaaccCTAACCAGCgcttgttaaaatgaatttgttacaagcatttatTACATTGGTCTAATAGGcactggtcactatgttgatttatgagttcttagagttgtggcacttgtttttaaagttctgttatgcatcacctcacttgctgtatgtagtccctgtgctgctgcttatcatctgtgggcggtagattaaggttttcgctttgatgtattgtgtaatactggcttatgcTATGATAAAATTATCGGTTGTGGGACTAATCCGGtgtttgcacttagcattgtcgtcacctctatactttgggagccatctgtgggaagctATTAATACCTACACCATtcacccttcctcctcagagagccaatctatgggtgagacacctttcttccccagtctagttacaatggcGTTTGGaaattttggaaaaatttgaaaacccCTGGGATATTGAGACCAGTaaggtcctattgctaggaactagcatgatcctgaatgtggttcagctcttgtttaaggttaaacaactattttagaagatcacccagagggttagggttagggtgagtgcCTGACATGCTCCATGGAAGCCATGGGGCAAACTTCTGCTTCCTTCAACTCCTGCTGCATTTCTGAGTGGGGACCAAAATGGACTCTCAAATGCTCCTTCAGGACCTGGGAGTGCAGCAGGCAGCCTCTGCAGGGAAACAACCTCATTGTGTTCAACCGTCTCTtgccctgggggggggctgcagcaacCGAGAAGTTCCTTCCAGGTGGTCATCTTCTACCCTTGTGCAAGATGTGTTCAGTGGCCCAGCATGCTCAGAAAACCAGTTTGCATTAAGGGCCCTTGTGATCCTTGTAATCCCCTGACAGTAAGATGCCAAAAGAGGTCAACAAATTTCTCCAGAGGGCAGGTTTAGGAGGAAGAGGATTGAAACCCAGCAGTGCAGCCCAACTGCCTGGGAAGCTGACCACAAGTGAACATTGGAGCAagttgggaaggagggaaaaagaaaatcacggCATGTCCTCACACAGGGAAGCCCTTGGGTGACCAGCCAAGaattgcagggctgggagcagctgggccaTTGCTGTCAACGTGGCCACAGGCAACCCCACCAGCGTGCCCCAGGCCAACATCATTTGACTGCACTGCACCCATCCGGCACCTGAACTGAGTCTTCTGCCAGCAACGTTGCATTCCTGTCCTGCAAATCCTGGGGCCTCTCAATCCCAGCCCTCAGAAGAAGCCTCCATGAGGGAATGGGTACGGCAtaagccaggaaatgaaaaggtgtcATCCGGGAAAACAACCACCCAGCCCATGTCATTAGCTGGGATGTTTTCCGTTCTTCATGAGCACCTTAGAAAAATATCACTTCCATAGAAGCTCCCTCTGGGCCTGGGGCAGGTCAGGGCCACCATaaaagccagcccagctccttgctgTCTCATCCACCTCTCCCACGTCCTTCTCCTTGGGAACCAGGTGAGTCTGAAGGCCTTTCCTCATGTTACTTTCTGCTCCTGCAGATGCATGCTCCTCAACCCTATGCTGGGTCATGGTGCTGCTTGTcatgggagggggaagaaaggtgAGGGTCTCACTCGGAGAGTGTCTGGGACATGGCTGAGGAGGCTCTTCTTTTAAGAGGTAGTCAGCAGCTCCTTTGGGCCTGGTGGCACTCTGCAGTACAGTGTCTGGATAAGGCTGAGAATCCCTTTGGCCTCACTGCCCAGCTTCTACCTCCCAGGTCAGCAAGTGCCTTTGACTTTGCTGATGGACTCATGGCAGACGGCATCTCGCATGTACCTGTGCTGTgattcctctctgccctccctcccaggTAAACTTCTGGACCTACCTGAGCTatgtcctgctacaaccagtgccagccctgccagccctgtggaCCGACTCcactggccaacagctgcaatgagccctgtgtcaggcagtgccagaactccACCGTTGTCATccagccctctcccgtggtggtgaccctgcctgggcccatcctcagctccttcccgcagaacaccgttgtgggctcctccacctctgctgctgttggcagcatcctcagctgtgACGGGGTGCCCATCAACTCCGGGTGCTGTGACCGCT
This genomic window from Accipiter gentilis chromosome 5, bAccGen1.1, whole genome shotgun sequence contains:
- the LOC126038925 gene encoding feather keratin Cos1-1/Cos1-3/Cos2-1-like, producing the protein MIKASPAPHSLIHFSCLHLLGSQVHLQPQVMSCCDQCQPCQPCGPTPLANSCNEPCVRQCQNSTVVIQPSPVVVTLPGPILSSFPQNTVVGSSTSAAVGSILSCDGVPINSGCCDLSCITSRYCGRRCPPC